A stretch of Methanobrevibacter sp. DNA encodes these proteins:
- a CDS encoding DapH/DapD/GlmU-related protein — protein MIGPNTLITTVGHPLTPKGRRDHLAQATEIRIGNDVWLGGNVTVLPGVTIGNNVVVGAGAVVTKDIPDNSLVLGVPARVVRELENDIE, from the coding sequence ATGATTGGTCCGAACACATTAATTACAACAGTTGGCCATCCTTTAACACCTAAAGGTCGCCGTGACCATTTAGCGCAGGCAACTGAAATCAGAATCGGCAATGACGTTTGGTTAGGAGGGAACGTGACAGTTCTTCCTGGAGTTACAATCGGAAATAATGTTGTTGTAGGGGCTGGCGCTGTAGTGACAAAAGACATTCCGGACAATTCACTGGTCTTGGGCGTTCCGGCACGTGTCGTGCGTGAACTGGAAAATGACATTGAGTAG